A stretch of the Methanobrevibacter woesei genome encodes the following:
- a CDS encoding glycosyltransferase family 4 protein, which yields MCGKMNYTDMLILFLITLIASIVFTYYVRRILLKARIADNPIVSEHRHKSGTPTMGGIAFLFTILLLIAIYYQNTPILIMSFIMLAGGIVGLVDDLIGLKVKEVQKLVVNVSNKVISLGRLEVEPNEEVRVATPKAKSEVDKLLADGKVEVIGEVPIKTEPEESEKIICQIVLGILLGLTGIVTTLGGFELGWLMFPVVVIAILGSINSVNLIDGMDGLAAGIIAIASIACCVYGYVIGNMDVLPPFIVLAGLCLGFLVFNKYPASIFMGDTGSFVLGTGYAAAVLIADVPYFGVLALGVPIFSVVVSLLHRANIIKLPVEPLHHTLNHYGMSETKIVLTYWAVTAILCIIGLVAQVFLF from the coding sequence TTGTGTGGTAAAATGAATTATACAGACATGTTAATCTTGTTTTTAATTACTTTAATTGCCTCAATAGTTTTCACATATTATGTTAGGAGAATACTTTTGAAGGCAAGAATAGCTGATAATCCTATTGTTAGTGAACATAGGCATAAAAGTGGAACTCCTACAATGGGTGGAATTGCATTTCTTTTCACCATCCTTTTATTAATAGCTATTTACTATCAAAACACTCCAATTTTAATAATGTCATTTATTATGCTTGCAGGTGGAATTGTAGGTTTAGTTGATGATTTAATTGGACTTAAAGTTAAAGAAGTTCAAAAACTTGTTGTAAATGTCTCAAATAAAGTTATTTCTTTAGGGAGATTAGAAGTTGAACCAAATGAAGAAGTTAGAGTAGCTACTCCTAAAGCTAAATCTGAAGTTGATAAGCTTTTAGCTGATGGAAAAGTTGAAGTTATCGGTGAGGTTCCTATTAAAACAGAACCTGAAGAATCTGAAAAAATTATATGTCAAATTGTATTAGGTATCTTATTAGGTTTAACAGGAATTGTTACAACTCTTGGTGGTTTTGAATTAGGATGGTTAATGTTTCCTGTTGTTGTAATTGCTATTTTAGGTTCTATTAACAGTGTAAACTTAATTGATGGTATGGATGGTTTAGCTGCAGGTATTATAGCTATTGCATCTATTGCATGCTGTGTTTATGGTTATGTTATAGGAAATATGGATGTTCTACCTCCATTTATAGTTTTAGCAGGGCTCTGTTTAGGATTTTTAGTATTTAATAAATATCCGGCATCTATATTTATGGGGGATACTGGTTCTTTTGTTTTAGGTACTGGTTATGCTGCAGCAGTTCTTATAGCTGATGTTCCATACTTTGGAGTTCTTGCATTAGGTGTACCTATATTTTCAGTTGTTGTAAGTTTATTACATAGGGCTAATATTATTAAATTGCCTGTAGAGCCATTACATCATACTTTAAACCATTATGGTATGTCTGAAACTAAAATTGTATTGACCTATTGGGCTGTTACTGCAATATTATGTATAATTGGACTTGTTGCACAAGTCTTTTTATTCTAA